AAAACGATAGACTCAGTATATAAATCGCATCCCGATGCAGGCTTTGTTAAGAATGCAAATGCTTATGTAAAAGGAATCAATCAATTTATAAAATCGGGCAAAACGCCTGTGGAGTTTACTTTGGCAGGCATTGAAAAAGCAGAATTTACCCTCGAAGATTGTGAAATCATTGTGGGTTATATGTCATATACTTTCATGGAAGCATTTCGTGGAGAAGCAATAACAGATTATGTAAATCAAAAACTTGGTGGCGATTATCTTTCTGATTTGGGGATAAATTCAACAGTTGACAATCCAAAAATCCCTGTTGACAAAATAGCTCAAAATAGTTTTTTGGATCTAAATAATTTCCTAGCTAAAATAGAGAAAAAAGTACCTGCTCCACCTCTTCATGGCTCCAATGGCTGGGTGATTTCAGGTAAAAAAACTAAATCAGGCAAACCTATACTTTCCAATGACACGCATATTGCTTTTTCCCAACCTTCGGTTTGGTATGAGGCACATTTGGAATGCCCCGGATTTAAGTTTTATGGAAATTTCGTGGCAGGTGTTCCTTTTGCATTTCTGGGTCATAACGACCATGGTGGCTGGGGTTTAACGATGTTTTTGAATGATGAAATGGATTTTTACAGAGAGAAAGTAAATCCACAAAATGCCAATCAGGTGTGGTTTAAAGATAAATGGGAGAATTTACAAACCAGAAATGAAACCATAAAGGTAAAAGGAGAAGCCGATGTGGCTATTTCAGTCAGGGAGTCACGTCATGGTGTGCTTATCAGTGATGTGATGACCAACAAAGAAGTGGCGGCACCATTTACTGATGAAAAATCACCCATTTCTGTATTCTGGACTTATCATAAATTTCCTTCCAGAAATATGGAGGCATGCTATGGAATGGCAAAATCAAAAAATGCTAAAGAAGTCGAACAGTCGGTGAAATTGATTCATTCACCCGGGCTCAATGTGATGTGGGGCGATACCGAAGGCAATATTGCCTGGTGGGCTACCGCAAAACTTATAAAGAGGGCACCTCATGTCAATTCAAAACTTGTTTTAGATGGTAGCAGTGGCAAAGATGAACCGCTTGGATGGCATGATTTTACTGAAAATCCCCAGATATTAAACCCTGACAGTGGGGTGCTTTATTCGGCCAATAATCAACCCGAAGCCCGAAATGGAAGTTATTATCCGGGATACTATGTTCCGGTTGACAGAGCTGCCCGAATCAAAAGTCTGATTTATACCGATAAAAATAACTGGACTGAACCCGAAGTAAGAAAAGTAATCAACGATGTGACCAATCCGGTTGATGTGGATTTGTTGAAAGAGATAATTCCCGTTTTTGAAGGTGATATTAAATCAGAAAGTGCTAAAAAAGCTTTGGCAATATTGAAAAAATGGGATGGCTCACATGATAAAGAGGATATTGAACCGGCTATTTATTACAGATTTGTTTATAGGGTTGATGAATATTTGATGAAAGATGAAATAGGAGAGCAGTATTTTGATTTGCTAAGATTAAATATGCTTTGGGAACACGGTAGGGTAGGATTATATAAAAATGATGTTTCCAAATGGTGGGATAACCGCAATACCTCGCAAAAAGAGAGCAGAAAAGAAATACTTTCCGGTGCATTTAATAAGGCCGTTGACGACCTTGAAAAACAGTTGGGGAACGATATGAATGCTTGGAAATGGAAAAAAATCCATACCCTGACACAGCCTCATCCGATGGGTATTTTGCCTGTGGTAGGAAAATTCTTTAATGTGGGTCCAATTCCTGCACCGGGAGGCAAAAATACCATCAATAATCTTGATTTCAGGGTTGATTCAACCGGATTGTATAATATAGTATATGGACCGGCTTTAAGAAGAATTGTAGATTTTGGAAATCCGGAGAGTGGTACAAGTATCAATCCAACAGGACAATCGGGCTATTTCATGAATAAACATTATGATGATCAGGCCTGGATGTTTGCCAACTCACAATCCAGAAAAGAACTCATGAACCGCAAAGAGATTGAGAAAGTGATGATAGGTAGGACAAAAATGCATAAATGAAGGTCTTTAATAAGCTCAAAAAATTATAAAATTTGAATATATTCAAAATTGCCATCTAAGATTCAAATTTTTTTAAGTAAAATCAAGAATAAATAACTGTGCCTAAAATAGTGGGCGAAGTTGTACAAGATTGGTTCATTGTGATTTCCGGAAAATTGAACCGTTTTTTAATTACCAGAGGAAAAATATCCTGGCTGTTTTTTTGAAATTGGGTTTTTGAAAATTGATGATGGATTTTATTAGAGATCTGAAAATGTTGTTTTTTATTTTAATATTCTTCAAAAAAATAGTTTCAGAAACTTTTTAAAAAAACCTACTTCCAAATTATTAAATGGAAGTAGGTCAATCATATTTTTCAGACAATTTCTAAAATATTATTCTGAATCTTCAGAGTGTTTTTTATTGTACTCATCAGTAAGTTTTTTCTGAATATCATAAGCAACAGGTGCATATTCAGAAAACTCAATACTGTATTTGGCACGTCCCTGACTGATACCTCTCAATGTAGAAGAATAATCGTGCATATTGGAAAGGGGTACTTTGGCGGTAATTTTCTGGAATTTACCTTCAGCATCAATACCTTCAACGATACCCATTCTAACCTGAATATCACCCATCACTGCTCCAACATAGTCAGCAGGGCATATTGTTTCCAATTTATACATTGGCTCCAGAAGCTGAGGTTGAGCATCAATAAATGCCTGACGGAATGCTTGTGAACCGGCGATTTTGAATGAAATATCATTGCTATCTACCGGGTGCATTTTACCATCAAAAACACTTACACGTACATCGCGGGCGTAAGAGCCGGTCAATGGTCCATTGTGCATTTTTTCCATTATACCTTTCAAAATGGCCGGTAAGAAACGGGCATCAATGGCTCCACCCACAATACAGTTAAAGAATACAAGTTTACCGCCCCAATCTAGTTCTATTTCTTCTCTGCCTCTTACATTCAGTCCTTTAGGGTCAGGCATGCCTTCATACCAGGGCTCGATTTTTATGGAAACTTCACCAAACTGTCCGGCACCACCACTTTGTTTTTTATGGCGATATACAGCCTCCGCTGGAGCCTGGATAGTTTCACGATAAGGGATTTTGGGATTTTCGAGATGGATTTCGAGTTTATGGATATTCTGAATTTTCCATTCTACCATTCTAAGATGAAGATCTCCCTGCACATGAATCAAAGTTTGTTTTAACTCTGGAGAAACTTCGTAGAAAAATGAGGCGTCTTCTTCAATCATCACATGGAGGGCATTTGACAATTTTTCTTCATCTCTTGGATTGACAGTTGAAATCGCCAAAGTCATGTTAGGGTAAGGAAACTGTATTGGTTCCAATTCCAGGTTCGCACCTTTTTCGTGCAAAGTATTGTTGACATGGGTAGATTTGAGTTTGATGGTAGCCCCTATGTCACCGGCAACCAATTCATCTACTTGTATCCTGTTGTGACCTTCGACCAAAAGCAGCTGATTGAGTTTTTCGGTTACGCCGGTATTTTCATTTACCAACTCTGAGCCGGTTTTTACTTTTCCTGAGAAAACTTTAAATAAGCTCAACTCGCCAATATGTGGCTCTATGATAGTTTTGAAAATAAATATGCAAGCAGGGCCATTGGGATCACATTTTAATTCTTTTCCTGATTTCGTGATTTGAGGTGGCATTTCGCTGGCAGAAGGGCACACGTTGTCGATATAACTCATAACTCGTCCAACACCCATATTTTGCTCGGCAGAAGTACAGAAAACCGGGAAGATGTCATGCTTGATCATAGAAGTATGAAGGCCATTTTTCATTTCTTCCTCTGATAATTCTCCCTGATCAAAGTATTTTTCCATCAAACCTTCGTCGTTGGCAGCGATAGCTTCCACCAACTCCTGATGTAATTTTTCGGCTTTTTCTTTTTCATCTGCCGGAATTGCTTTTTTCTCTGGTTTTCCTCCGCCTGGTTTGTATTCATACATTACCATATTGAGTACATCAATCATCTGATGATAATCGGGACCTGGTTTTACAGGATATTGCACAGCCACTACGTTAGGTCCGAAGTGAGCTTTAGCCTCGGCGAGTGTGCGGTCAAAATCGGCATTGGCTTTGTCGATATGATTAACCACAAAGAGCATCGGTGTTTTAAATTTCTCTGTATATTCCCAAATAATATCAGTTCCTACTTCTACTCCCATTTCGGCGTTTAGCAGCATCACGCCTGTATCGGCCACTCTGAGGGCACTTATTACCTCACCCACAAAGTCGTCGTAACCGGGAGTATCGAGAATATTGATTTTATAGTCATGCCATGTAGTATGCATTAAAGAGGCAAAAACCGAGCTACCGCGTTTTTGTTCCAGTTCGTGGTAGTCACTTACGGTATTGTTTTGGGACACTGACCCTCTGCGGGTGATGGTTCCTGATTCGAAAAGCATGCTTTCGGCAAAGGTAGTTTTACCTGAGCCGGCATGCCCAAGCAAGGCGATGTTGCGTACATGGTTGGTATCAAATGCTGCCATAATTATAATATTTTTCTGGTTATCAATAATTTACAAAAACGAAGCAATCTTCACAATTCAATATAAAATAAAAGGAAAAGGGTCTGATTTCTTGCATTTTATTAATATAAATGTAGATTTATAGAATAGCAAAATAAAATAGTTTTGGTCATGTTTTAGTTTGATTTAGAATTGATTTTTATTTCAGTAAGTTGAAAGTTAGGGTTTTAGTAATTAGTTTTGAAAAAATAAAATTTATAGATGGCTTTATTAGATATTCGGATAACTACATTACTTTTTTTGGTAATAATTTTTTCAATTTTTCATATCGTCAGAGACATTTCAAATAAGAAAATTGCCTTCGCAAAAAATACTTTTTTGGCAAGCTCTTTACCACTCTTTATTTTGATAACGATTGGTAACTGGGACAATAAACTGTTTCTACTAATTTCCTGTGCCTTATTGGTGGTATCCATATTTCCATATTTTAAATTTTCAAAAAATCAGCTTTCGATTCCATCGGTAAACGAAGAAAAACTTGAAGACTTATTGGATAAATTTGGAGTAGAAAAATTGGGCATTATGCCAGATGTAACCATTAAATATTATCGAATAAATAGCAACAACCTTGGATTTAAAACACTCTCTTTACCATCTTGGTTGAGTGATTCTCAGATAAGTGAAATTATATATTTTTTGAGAGAAAATAGGAAGTTTTACCAGAAAGCAGACATTTCTACATTCTATAAAATTGCTTTATTTTTTGTGGCCGTTATCTTTTTTGTATATAAATCTAAAAATCCTTAAAATTTTTCAATTTCTGATCAGGAAAAAGCATCGATCCATTTTTCAAGGAATCCATGTATTTCAGGGTCTGAAAATAATATTCTGACGGGTCTCAGCAGGAATTTGTTATAAACA
The sequence above is a segment of the Cytophagaceae bacterium genome. Coding sequences within it:
- a CDS encoding penicillin acylase family protein produces the protein MKWIKRLLWMLLFVIIASVTGIYFFLKSLQPDYNAEVNMPGLKSEVEVLYDDYAIPHIYAQNEEDLWYALGYVHAQDRLFQMEVLRRVGDGRLAEIFGKEVVDVDKFFRSLGLRNYAKKTIDSVYKSHPDAGFVKNANAYVKGINQFIKSGKTPVEFTLAGIEKAEFTLEDCEIIVGYMSYTFMEAFRGEAITDYVNQKLGGDYLSDLGINSTVDNPKIPVDKIAQNSFLDLNNFLAKIEKKVPAPPLHGSNGWVISGKKTKSGKPILSNDTHIAFSQPSVWYEAHLECPGFKFYGNFVAGVPFAFLGHNDHGGWGLTMFLNDEMDFYREKVNPQNANQVWFKDKWENLQTRNETIKVKGEADVAISVRESRHGVLISDVMTNKEVAAPFTDEKSPISVFWTYHKFPSRNMEACYGMAKSKNAKEVEQSVKLIHSPGLNVMWGDTEGNIAWWATAKLIKRAPHVNSKLVLDGSSGKDEPLGWHDFTENPQILNPDSGVLYSANNQPEARNGSYYPGYYVPVDRAARIKSLIYTDKNNWTEPEVRKVINDVTNPVDVDLLKEIIPVFEGDIKSESAKKALAILKKWDGSHDKEDIEPAIYYRFVYRVDEYLMKDEIGEQYFDLLRLNMLWEHGRVGLYKNDVSKWWDNRNTSQKESRKEILSGAFNKAVDDLEKQLGNDMNAWKWKKIHTLTQPHPMGILPVVGKFFNVGPIPAPGGKNTINNLDFRVDSTGLYNIVYGPALRRIVDFGNPESGTSINPTGQSGYFMNKHYDDQAWMFANSQSRKELMNRKEIEKVMIGRTKMHK
- a CDS encoding elongation factor G, with the protein product MAAFDTNHVRNIALLGHAGSGKTTFAESMLFESGTITRRGSVSQNNTVSDYHELEQKRGSSVFASLMHTTWHDYKINILDTPGYDDFVGEVISALRVADTGVMLLNAEMGVEVGTDIIWEYTEKFKTPMLFVVNHIDKANADFDRTLAEAKAHFGPNVVAVQYPVKPGPDYHQMIDVLNMVMYEYKPGGGKPEKKAIPADEKEKAEKLHQELVEAIAANDEGLMEKYFDQGELSEEEMKNGLHTSMIKHDIFPVFCTSAEQNMGVGRVMSYIDNVCPSASEMPPQITKSGKELKCDPNGPACIFIFKTIIEPHIGELSLFKVFSGKVKTGSELVNENTGVTEKLNQLLLVEGHNRIQVDELVAGDIGATIKLKSTHVNNTLHEKGANLELEPIQFPYPNMTLAISTVNPRDEEKLSNALHVMIEEDASFFYEVSPELKQTLIHVQGDLHLRMVEWKIQNIHKLEIHLENPKIPYRETIQAPAEAVYRHKKQSGGAGQFGEVSIKIEPWYEGMPDPKGLNVRGREEIELDWGGKLVFFNCIVGGAIDARFLPAILKGIMEKMHNGPLTGSYARDVRVSVFDGKMHPVDSNDISFKIAGSQAFRQAFIDAQPQLLEPMYKLETICPADYVGAVMGDIQVRMGIVEGIDAEGKFQKITAKVPLSNMHDYSSTLRGISQGRAKYSIEFSEYAPVAYDIQKKLTDEYNKKHSEDSE